A stretch of the Bacillus sp. B-jedd genome encodes the following:
- a CDS encoding Ig-like domain-containing protein, with product MVINLRKWLVGIVAGVFMFSNFGPFEAGRVEASNYERMWELPKLRTENSSTFLNTNGSMTVDLYPFPVYEKDSTGKFVRKDLTALEGPVSQVSYISDSERGTNFASEGLVKIGKDENRAYRTFIHFGNKLPKFKENEHIINAKLQLYMEGSVSEPPSGSPWHKDATFSVHNVLTAWDSGQLTWDQQPQVSELPVVAETFEKDVDNPRFRWDVTNLVKEWQKNPDFSNGIALKATDETKPGTAISVKKISQNINYIPVLQINYVDVNVFDIIASGTGYERNSEKGSINLSWFGPPGATGYKVLIYNGKEYEEIEVGRETSWSSSGKNIWPTKEQIANGEYRLRLDGSGGPLADNPGPVYQNAGAEGIDDPFAYYFRVVAYYDDYTVTSDRVMVYIPDQTAPSAPKNIRVNELHSNFTVTWDPAVDDRTGIKNYQVIVRDVYTRLVSAKTTEETQITLNENILTLGQRYEIFVRAYDKAGWQENYAESESVMATPRKLRDAKVTGYAMPIPPIDTSEWLNFRLRVQNEGTEEWSAANGYEIRVEGLSYSYTLRPDEVVKSGEVGDFGFTIMEENPLGEIPIKFGLYHPETGWVGQPVERTIVIEDLKAPAINLETPSRTEDRLKGDVLFKGTISDVQLKSYSIMYGKGESPSEWTTIKTVSDGSGLINTSWSTRGIPTGSYTLRIFAEDTSGNTRTYDSVVSINIPPMPPSFFDELTDFTKTISGKAEPLSTVKISTKSGILLGSALTGENGTFTIQIPSAQHAGTVLEISTTDLVGNMSRPIYVTVSDKTPPAAPKVNTVGDNSQTITGSAEKGSYILVFNGTTRLTEGYVKDDGTFSFTLLQKQPAGSVLTVTATDQDNNQSAPAKVTVVDKTPPPAPRMNSVADNSTTVTGTAEKGSDVKVTKGTDVLGTATVRSDGTYSVSIPKQPAGTILKVTATDKALNVSAAVGMTVIDKTPPPVPRMNTVANTSTAISGTAEKFAVIRIYKESTVIASTTVKADGKYTALIPKQAAGTILYVTATDKAKNVSGKAKTTVIDKIAPAIPTVNTVYSTNTTVKGKAEKYSYITVKNGKTIIGTAQTDSKGNYTVKIKRQKRGNTLTITAKDKAGNTSKPRTIKVR from the coding sequence ATGGTCATAAATTTGAGGAAATGGCTGGTTGGAATTGTTGCTGGGGTTTTTATGTTTTCGAATTTCGGTCCTTTTGAGGCGGGGCGTGTGGAGGCTTCGAACTATGAACGGATGTGGGAGCTTCCTAAGTTGAGGACTGAGAACTCGAGTACGTTTCTGAATACGAATGGATCAATGACGGTTGATCTCTATCCTTTTCCTGTGTATGAAAAGGATAGTACTGGGAAATTTGTGAGAAAGGATTTAACTGCCCTCGAAGGGCCGGTCAGTCAGGTTTCTTATATATCGGACTCGGAGCGCGGGACTAATTTTGCCAGCGAAGGTCTTGTCAAAATTGGCAAGGATGAGAACAGGGCTTATCGGACGTTTATTCATTTCGGGAATAAGCTGCCGAAATTCAAAGAAAATGAACATATTATTAACGCGAAACTGCAGCTTTATATGGAAGGCAGCGTGAGTGAGCCACCTTCCGGAAGCCCCTGGCATAAGGATGCCACTTTTTCTGTCCATAATGTGTTGACTGCCTGGGATAGCGGGCAGCTCACTTGGGACCAGCAGCCGCAAGTAAGTGAGCTGCCGGTAGTCGCTGAAACGTTTGAAAAGGATGTTGATAACCCGCGATTTAGATGGGATGTGACAAACCTTGTCAAGGAGTGGCAGAAAAATCCCGATTTCTCGAATGGAATTGCCTTGAAAGCCACTGATGAAACGAAACCCGGTACAGCGATATCAGTTAAAAAAATTTCCCAAAATATTAATTACATACCGGTCCTGCAGATTAATTATGTCGATGTGAATGTCTTTGATATCATCGCATCTGGAACAGGCTATGAGCGTAACAGCGAGAAGGGGTCCATCAATTTAAGCTGGTTTGGACCTCCTGGAGCCACGGGATACAAAGTACTTATATACAACGGCAAGGAATATGAAGAAATTGAAGTTGGAAGGGAAACCTCATGGTCCTCGTCCGGAAAGAACATCTGGCCGACAAAGGAGCAGATCGCGAATGGTGAATACCGGCTACGATTGGACGGAAGCGGAGGGCCATTGGCCGATAATCCCGGGCCTGTTTATCAAAATGCCGGCGCCGAAGGAATTGACGACCCATTCGCTTATTATTTCCGCGTTGTTGCTTATTATGATGATTATACGGTTACATCTGATCGGGTAATGGTTTATATTCCCGACCAGACCGCGCCTTCAGCCCCGAAAAACATCCGTGTCAATGAGCTACACAGCAATTTCACGGTTACGTGGGATCCAGCCGTGGATGACCGGACTGGAATAAAAAACTATCAGGTTATCGTGAGGGATGTCTATACGAGGCTTGTATCGGCTAAGACTACGGAAGAAACCCAGATTACTTTGAATGAAAATATTCTTACTCTTGGCCAACGCTATGAAATATTTGTGAGGGCCTACGACAAAGCAGGCTGGCAGGAGAATTATGCAGAGTCAGAGAGTGTAATGGCCACACCAAGAAAATTAAGAGATGCAAAGGTTACCGGTTACGCCATGCCAATTCCCCCAATTGACACATCAGAGTGGCTAAATTTTCGGCTGAGAGTGCAGAATGAAGGGACAGAGGAATGGTCGGCCGCCAACGGCTATGAAATTCGGGTTGAAGGTTTGTCTTACAGTTATACACTTCGCCCTGACGAAGTGGTTAAATCCGGCGAAGTGGGGGATTTTGGTTTTACGATCATGGAAGAAAATCCGCTTGGCGAAATTCCTATCAAATTTGGACTCTATCATCCTGAAACGGGATGGGTCGGGCAGCCAGTAGAGAGAACGATTGTCATTGAGGACCTTAAAGCTCCAGCTATCAATCTTGAAACGCCTTCCCGGACTGAAGACAGATTGAAAGGCGATGTCCTATTTAAAGGGACGATAAGCGATGTCCAGTTAAAAAGCTACTCGATTATGTACGGAAAAGGGGAATCCCCTTCCGAGTGGACGACAATTAAAACCGTCTCTGACGGAAGCGGCTTGATTAATACGAGCTGGAGTACGAGGGGCATACCTACAGGGTCCTATACGCTGAGAATTTTTGCAGAGGACACATCAGGCAACACACGGACCTATGATTCTGTTGTTTCTATTAATATTCCGCCTATGCCTCCAAGTTTTTTTGATGAATTGACTGATTTTACAAAAACAATTTCAGGGAAAGCCGAGCCGCTATCGACAGTGAAAATATCGACGAAGAGCGGCATCCTGCTAGGCAGCGCGCTAACAGGTGAAAACGGTACCTTTACGATCCAGATTCCTTCGGCTCAGCATGCCGGAACAGTCTTGGAAATCTCAACAACTGATTTGGTCGGTAATATGAGCCGTCCGATTTATGTAACGGTGAGTGACAAAACACCACCCGCTGCACCAAAAGTGAACACCGTTGGAGATAATTCACAAACCATTACCGGTTCAGCCGAGAAAGGGTCTTACATCCTGGTGTTCAATGGCACTACCCGCCTCACTGAGGGATATGTAAAAGATGATGGAACCTTTTCATTTACACTTTTGCAAAAACAGCCTGCTGGCTCAGTATTGACTGTAACCGCAACAGACCAGGACAATAATCAAAGTGCTCCGGCAAAGGTGACGGTTGTTGATAAAACACCGCCACCCGCACCGAGAATGAATAGCGTGGCGGACAACTCGACAACTGTTACTGGCACTGCCGAAAAGGGTTCGGACGTCAAGGTCACAAAAGGGACCGACGTTCTAGGCACGGCAACTGTAAGGTCCGATGGGACTTATTCCGTGTCTATTCCAAAACAGCCGGCAGGTACGATTCTTAAAGTCACAGCGACAGACAAAGCGTTAAATGTAAGCGCGGCAGTGGGCATGACGGTCATCGACAAAACGCCGCCACCCGTACCGAGAATGAACACTGTTGCCAATACAAGTACGGCCATTTCAGGGACAGCTGAAAAATTTGCGGTGATTCGAATTTATAAAGAATCAACTGTCATTGCCTCTACAACCGTAAAAGCAGATGGAAAATATACAGCCTTAATTCCTAAGCAGGCAGCAGGAACCATCTTATATGTCACTGCCACTGACAAAGCAAAAAATGTGAGCGGAAAGGCAAAAACGACTGTCATCGATAAAATCGCTCCTGCAATCCCGACAGTTAATACCGTCTACTCCACTAACACAACCGTAAAAGGGAAAGCCGAAAAATACTCATATATCACTGTCAAAAATGGAAAAACGATCATCGGAACCGCCCAAACCGATTCCAAAGGCAACTACACAGTCAAAATAAAACGCCAAAAACGCGGCAACACCCTAACCATCACAGCCAAAGACAAAGCCGGCAACACAAGCAAACCACGAACAATTAAAGTAAGATAA
- a CDS encoding M28 family peptidase: MSKKRTMAILMAAGLVLSTGGVYAQGNEGAPNQNAASAFDNKIIKKISADNMYNHIAYLSQVPREAGTEGEVRGVEYIEGHFKQYGYETEVQHFPIYKTIRNNVSGILDIGGVNLKPYVMTGSYSGEVTAEVVNAGKAFAGTVPDSVRGKIALIERGDITFIEKIQNVFDKGAVGVIMYNNTGTSNAFGQAAYGQNIPAVSITRAQGLALVEQLKNGPLTAHIKVTGSGLEQRTSYNVIAKMKPHKNKDTGQVVMIGAHHDSVANGPGANDDASGVSAVLELARVMANMPIDTELRFVTFGSEELGLLGSYHYAGTLSEKEADRIVAHFQMDMIGSKDAGGNNKANGLIMYTIDGKKNLVTDLASSAGARTALKEAVPYGQLGRSDHQPFHELGIPAALFIHSPLEPWYHTPADTIDKIDKNKLQETAEIVGASVYQIARPDTPALTHSRVAPQPVDYDFENRPPGA; this comes from the coding sequence ATGAGCAAAAAAAGGACGATGGCCATTCTTATGGCCGCAGGGTTGGTATTAAGTACAGGGGGAGTTTATGCCCAAGGAAACGAGGGCGCGCCAAATCAAAATGCTGCTTCGGCTTTTGACAACAAGATCATCAAGAAAATAAGTGCTGACAACATGTATAACCATATAGCCTATTTATCACAGGTCCCACGTGAGGCTGGAACAGAAGGAGAGGTAAGGGGCGTCGAGTACATAGAGGGCCATTTTAAACAATATGGCTATGAAACTGAGGTACAGCATTTCCCTATCTACAAAACAATTAGAAACAATGTTAGTGGAATATTGGATATTGGCGGGGTGAATCTAAAGCCATATGTCATGACCGGCTCATACAGCGGTGAAGTTACTGCGGAAGTTGTTAATGCCGGTAAAGCTTTTGCAGGCACAGTTCCCGACAGCGTGAGAGGGAAAATAGCTCTGATCGAACGAGGCGACATCACGTTTATTGAAAAAATCCAGAATGTTTTTGACAAAGGTGCGGTTGGGGTTATTATGTATAACAATACCGGAACGTCGAATGCATTTGGACAAGCTGCCTATGGGCAAAATATTCCGGCGGTTTCCATCACAAGAGCCCAAGGGCTAGCACTGGTGGAGCAGTTGAAAAACGGGCCGTTAACAGCCCATATTAAAGTAACAGGTTCAGGCCTTGAACAAAGAACCTCCTACAACGTAATTGCAAAAATGAAACCTCATAAAAACAAGGATACCGGCCAGGTGGTCATGATTGGGGCGCATCACGATTCCGTTGCAAACGGTCCAGGAGCGAATGACGACGCTTCGGGCGTTTCGGCTGTTCTGGAACTTGCCAGGGTCATGGCGAATATGCCAATTGATACCGAACTTCGCTTCGTGACATTTGGTTCGGAGGAATTGGGCTTACTGGGGTCGTACCATTATGCGGGCACATTAAGTGAAAAGGAAGCCGACCGGATTGTCGCCCACTTCCAGATGGACATGATCGGAAGTAAGGATGCAGGCGGCAATAACAAAGCAAACGGATTAATCATGTATACAATTGATGGCAAAAAGAACCTGGTCACCGATCTAGCTTCTTCAGCAGGCGCAAGAACAGCGCTTAAAGAAGCAGTCCCTTACGGCCAATTAGGACGGAGTGACCATCAGCCATTCCATGAACTTGGAATACCTGCAGCCCTTTTCATTCACTCGCCACTTGAGCCATGGTACCACACACCCGCAGATACAATTGACAAAATCGACAAAAACAAACTCCAAGAAACCGCAGAAATTGTTGGCGCATCCGTCTACCAGATTGCCCGGCCAGACACCCCAGCCCTAACACATTCCAGAGTTGCACCGCAGCCAGTCGACTATGACTTCGAAAACCGTCCGCCAGGAGCATAA
- the shc gene encoding squalene--hopene cyclase: METVKDGIGKLIKQLKQSQSPRGSWDFPFETGITTDCYMIILLRTLEIDDEKLIRGLVERILSRQEKNGAWKLFFDEGEGNLTATIEAYYALLFSGFIQKSDGRLRAARSFIQQHGGIEKAHMFTKIMLALTGQINWPRFFPFPLEIILLPVSFPLNFYSFSEFGRSNLAPIMILAHRRFQLRTAGSPNLAGDLQGREADGIDWFRDDASWRGLDSFFAKNFKKLLGLPAELHQLATEKTKNYMLERIEPDGTFYGYFSSTFLMIFALLSLGYKNSDPVIVTAVAGLKGMKCEIGGFPHMQYTTAAVWNTALISYALQEAGVKSADPAVEKANRYLLKKQQYKYGDWAIHNPSAFPGGWGFADSNTVHPDVDDTTAALRAIAAKVGENPDYRHAWDRGTQWVLSMQNKDGGWPAFEKNTDSRLISLLPIQKPTFLLADPSSADLTGRTLEFLCNETNLERNHSSVKSGVEWILNNQEKDGSWYGRWGICYIYGTWAAVTGLRAAGVLPSHPAIKRAAEWLKSIQNSDGGWGESCRSDSAEKYVPLGASTLTDTAWATDALIAATGRPTTEIKVGITYLLQHLDTINWTTTYPKGQGMAGDFYIHYHSYNLIFPLITLAHYQRRE; the protein is encoded by the coding sequence ATGGAAACGGTCAAGGACGGTATTGGCAAGTTGATTAAACAGCTGAAACAGAGCCAGTCTCCTCGCGGGTCTTGGGATTTCCCTTTTGAAACGGGAATTACGACGGATTGCTATATGATCATTTTATTAAGAACGCTTGAAATTGATGATGAGAAATTAATCAGGGGACTAGTGGAGCGGATTTTGAGCAGACAGGAGAAGAATGGGGCATGGAAGCTGTTTTTTGACGAAGGAGAAGGGAATCTGACCGCGACGATTGAGGCGTACTATGCCTTGCTTTTTTCTGGCTTTATACAAAAAAGTGATGGGCGGCTGCGGGCGGCGAGGAGCTTCATTCAGCAACACGGCGGGATTGAAAAGGCTCATATGTTTACGAAGATCATGCTGGCTTTAACCGGACAGATCAACTGGCCGCGATTTTTTCCATTTCCATTGGAGATTATTTTGCTCCCAGTATCGTTCCCGTTGAATTTTTATAGCTTTTCAGAGTTTGGAAGATCCAATTTAGCGCCGATTATGATTCTGGCGCACAGAAGGTTCCAGCTGAGGACAGCCGGAAGCCCTAATTTGGCGGGGGACTTGCAGGGAAGGGAAGCAGACGGCATTGACTGGTTCAGAGACGATGCTTCCTGGCGGGGGCTCGATTCTTTTTTTGCAAAAAATTTCAAGAAACTGCTTGGGCTGCCGGCTGAGCTTCATCAGCTGGCAACGGAAAAAACAAAAAATTATATGTTAGAGCGAATTGAACCAGATGGTACCTTCTATGGCTATTTCAGTTCGACCTTCCTAATGATTTTCGCGCTCCTTTCGCTTGGGTACAAAAATTCGGATCCGGTGATTGTGACGGCCGTTGCTGGCTTAAAAGGGATGAAGTGTGAAATAGGCGGGTTTCCACATATGCAATATACGACGGCGGCCGTCTGGAATACGGCCTTGATCAGTTACGCACTTCAGGAAGCCGGGGTGAAGTCAGCCGATCCGGCCGTGGAAAAGGCGAACCGCTATTTGCTCAAGAAACAGCAGTACAAATACGGTGATTGGGCGATCCATAACCCGTCAGCTTTTCCAGGCGGTTGGGGGTTTGCGGATAGCAATACGGTCCACCCCGATGTCGATGACACGACGGCTGCTTTACGGGCGATTGCTGCTAAAGTAGGAGAAAATCCCGATTATCGGCATGCCTGGGACCGCGGAACACAATGGGTACTTTCAATGCAGAATAAGGATGGGGGGTGGCCAGCTTTTGAAAAAAATACAGATAGCCGGCTAATTTCACTCTTGCCAATCCAGAAGCCAACCTTCCTGTTGGCGGATCCGTCCTCTGCCGACTTAACTGGGCGGACACTGGAGTTCCTTTGTAATGAAACGAATCTCGAACGGAATCATTCCTCCGTGAAGAGTGGGGTAGAGTGGATTTTGAATAACCAGGAAAAAGACGGGTCGTGGTACGGCCGCTGGGGAATTTGCTATATATACGGCACATGGGCGGCAGTGACTGGATTGCGGGCAGCAGGCGTCCTTCCAAGCCACCCTGCGATCAAAAGGGCTGCGGAGTGGCTGAAGAGCATCCAAAACAGCGACGGCGGCTGGGGTGAATCTTGCCGGAGCGATAGCGCGGAAAAATATGTCCCGCTAGGCGCCAGCACACTGACCGACACTGCCTGGGCAACGGATGCCCTCATCGCCGCCACTGGCCGCCCCACAACTGAAATTAAAGTTGGCATCACCTATCTCCTCCAACACCTAGATACTATAAACTGGACAACAACCTATCCGAAAGGCCAAGGCATGGCAGGTGACTTTTACATCCACTATCACAGCTACAACCTCATTTTCCCGCTCATCACCCTTGCCCACTATCAAAGAAGAGAGTGA
- the proC gene encoding pyrroline-5-carboxylate reductase gives MKKLVFVGAGSMAEAMISGIIANGLIHNQNIWVTNRRDQERLTCIETKYGVRTTYDKRELFRDADAVILAMKPKDAVAGLAKILPVLHEQTLVISVLAGLAISSIERLAGRELAVVRAMPNTSAAIGKSATGLAFNAQVTEEQASLAKKLFETVGMAAFVEESQLDAVTGLSGSGPAYIYYLVEAMENSAAEIGLEGHLAKELIIQTLLGAAEMLKTSDKPSRQLRHEVTSPGGTTEAGIRILENRQVQDSLIHCIKEATAQSKRLGRMLSEAGDGPSGSVIELRERSS, from the coding sequence GTGAAAAAGCTTGTCTTTGTAGGTGCGGGCTCGATGGCGGAAGCGATGATTTCCGGAATCATTGCCAACGGTCTTATTCATAATCAAAACATTTGGGTGACAAACAGGCGGGACCAGGAAAGGCTAACCTGCATTGAAACAAAATACGGTGTCCGTACGACTTATGATAAACGGGAACTTTTCCGGGATGCCGACGCGGTCATTTTGGCGATGAAGCCTAAGGATGCGGTCGCTGGCCTGGCGAAGATTTTGCCAGTTTTGCATGAACAGACGCTCGTCATTTCCGTCCTCGCCGGACTCGCGATCAGCAGCATTGAGCGGCTGGCCGGCCGTGAGCTGGCGGTGGTCCGGGCCATGCCGAATACATCCGCAGCGATTGGGAAATCGGCGACTGGCCTGGCCTTTAACGCACAAGTCACCGAGGAACAGGCCTCACTGGCAAAAAAACTCTTTGAAACCGTGGGCATGGCGGCCTTTGTTGAGGAAAGCCAACTTGACGCCGTGACTGGCCTATCAGGAAGCGGTCCCGCGTACATCTACTACCTGGTCGAAGCGATGGAAAACAGCGCAGCGGAAATAGGCCTCGAAGGCCATCTGGCAAAAGAACTCATCATCCAGACACTTCTCGGTGCCGCCGAGATGCTCAAAACATCAGACAAACCGTCCCGCCAGCTCCGCCACGAAGTCACAAGCCCAGGCGGTACAACCGAAGCCGGCATCCGCATCCTCGAAAACCGCCAAGTCCAAGACTCCCTTATCCACTGCATCAAAGAAGCCACGGCCCAATCCAAGCGGCTTGGCAGGATGCTGAGTGAGGCAGGGGACGGTCCCAGTGGCTCAGTGATTGAGTTGCGGGAGCGGAGTTCTTGA
- a CDS encoding DUF2515 domain-containing protein — translation MFWNFFLQKKKPLPEYLAKIQKDLKKKEKAASQISNLSAYEEKLVTEIRSRTSGLNKNNVTRTKAYLDFYFRFPEIHWALLAHLVSRNGGWNMTDLKGGLVSRLLSKREALAYFTFLERANWLIFHDAYSQLLLYEESRKRGRNLFHLLAHLHVSTFMETIWNYFWEERDTYTLTAGLIINEQTYLESRVLENPVFQDKVIHTLQFQLHDLLAMNHILFPFEENGTVGIVGETIRHFESLETRIAFGKRIYALLFDDADRLERIKKWVASTPHTGSRKDYWPHLFNDIEEASPEIQLPPRIQFCQLAPGASRIYSPSLEFAWANQEHPPAETGDWFHDWKIIYFLPRLKEKMEGDIQDDYCKTLERIELAALAKKAVLFRNPADDSRDDVRIVARHLS, via the coding sequence ATGTTCTGGAACTTTTTTTTGCAAAAAAAGAAGCCTTTGCCCGAATACTTGGCAAAGATTCAGAAAGACTTGAAGAAAAAGGAGAAAGCCGCATCTCAAATTTCGAATCTATCTGCTTATGAAGAGAAGCTCGTGACTGAAATTCGAAGCCGGACAAGCGGATTGAATAAAAACAATGTTACAAGGACGAAGGCTTATTTGGACTTTTATTTCCGTTTCCCGGAAATTCACTGGGCTCTTCTTGCCCACTTGGTTTCCAGGAACGGCGGCTGGAATATGACCGATTTAAAGGGCGGTCTCGTTTCTCGGCTCCTTAGCAAAAGAGAAGCACTGGCCTATTTCACCTTTTTGGAACGGGCCAACTGGCTTATTTTTCATGATGCGTATTCCCAATTACTTCTTTATGAAGAAAGCCGGAAACGCGGCAGAAATCTTTTTCATCTTTTGGCCCATCTTCATGTTTCGACATTCATGGAGACGATCTGGAATTATTTTTGGGAGGAAAGAGATACGTATACCCTGACGGCCGGTCTCATTATCAACGAACAAACATATTTGGAATCACGAGTTTTGGAAAATCCAGTCTTTCAGGACAAAGTCATCCACACGCTGCAGTTCCAGCTTCATGACCTATTGGCGATGAATCATATTCTTTTTCCGTTTGAGGAAAATGGAACGGTCGGTATCGTCGGTGAGACGATTCGCCATTTTGAAAGCTTGGAGACGAGGATTGCGTTTGGGAAAAGGATTTATGCCCTTTTATTTGACGATGCAGATAGGTTGGAGCGAATCAAAAAGTGGGTCGCCAGCACGCCGCATACCGGTTCTCGCAAAGATTATTGGCCCCATCTTTTTAACGATATTGAAGAAGCTTCACCTGAAATTCAGCTGCCTCCGAGAATCCAGTTTTGCCAGCTGGCACCCGGAGCTTCAAGGATTTACAGCCCCAGCCTTGAATTCGCCTGGGCAAACCAGGAGCATCCGCCTGCGGAAACAGGCGATTGGTTTCATGATTGGAAGATCATTTATTTTTTGCCCCGGCTAAAAGAAAAAATGGAAGGGGACATTCAAGATGACTACTGCAAAACCCTTGAAAGAATTGAACTTGCGGCCCTCGCCAAAAAGGCGGTTTTATTCCGGAATCCGGCCGATGATTCCCGCGATGATGTTCGGATCGTTGCTAGGCACCTATCTTGA
- a CDS encoding short-chain fatty acid transporter: MKALVSFFNRVMQRYLPDPFLFVVILTFVVFGLGLIFTDSGPYQMVQHWGTGFWSLLLFSMQMVLVLVTGHVLASSRVFKRGLGALASTAKSPGQAILIVTVVSMIASLINWGFGLVIGALFAKELARKVKNVDYRLLIASAYSGFVVWHGGFSGSVPLTIATPGHFSEGMIGIISTDQTIFAGFNLFIVAAIFIILPFVNRFMMPSKDETVAVDPLVLEEPAYAAAIEQGAMTPADRLENSRIVSMLIGIFGLVFLFYYFANNGFKLNLDIVNFLFLFLGIMFHGTPKQFLEAVMNAVKGASGIIVQFPFYAGIMGMMTASGLAAVMSQGFVAISNEYTFHFFTFLSAGLVNFFVPSGGGQWAVQAPVMLEAAQTMGVSIPKTAMAVAWGDAWTNLIQPFWALPALAIAGLKARDIMGYCVLTLIVTGTIISLGFLIF, from the coding sequence ATGAAGGCTTTGGTTTCTTTTTTTAACCGCGTGATGCAGCGGTATTTGCCGGATCCATTTCTGTTTGTCGTAATCCTGACGTTTGTGGTGTTTGGGCTGGGGCTTATCTTTACGGACAGCGGGCCGTACCAGATGGTCCAGCATTGGGGAACCGGATTTTGGAGCCTGCTTCTATTTTCAATGCAAATGGTTCTTGTTCTTGTGACCGGGCATGTTTTGGCAAGCAGCCGTGTATTTAAAAGGGGGCTCGGTGCGCTCGCTTCGACAGCTAAATCACCTGGGCAGGCAATCTTGATTGTAACGGTAGTTTCCATGATTGCCAGCTTAATTAACTGGGGATTCGGTCTCGTCATCGGCGCCCTTTTTGCCAAGGAGCTGGCCCGTAAAGTTAAAAATGTCGATTATCGGCTGTTAATTGCAAGCGCTTACAGTGGGTTTGTCGTTTGGCACGGCGGCTTTTCAGGATCTGTCCCGCTCACTATTGCGACACCGGGGCACTTTTCAGAAGGAATGATTGGCATCATTTCAACGGACCAAACCATTTTTGCAGGCTTCAACTTGTTCATTGTTGCTGCCATTTTCATTATTCTACCTTTCGTGAACCGATTTATGATGCCATCAAAAGATGAAACAGTCGCTGTCGACCCTTTGGTCCTGGAAGAGCCTGCCTATGCCGCGGCCATTGAACAAGGCGCGATGACACCTGCTGACCGCCTAGAAAACAGCCGTATCGTTTCCATGCTGATAGGGATTTTCGGACTTGTTTTCCTTTTTTACTATTTTGCTAATAATGGTTTCAAGCTGAATCTTGATATCGTCAACTTCCTGTTCCTGTTCCTCGGTATCATGTTCCACGGAACGCCGAAACAGTTCCTGGAAGCTGTGATGAACGCGGTGAAAGGCGCAAGCGGCATTATTGTCCAGTTCCCGTTCTATGCGGGCATCATGGGGATGATGACGGCATCCGGACTTGCTGCTGTCATGTCTCAAGGGTTCGTGGCCATTTCAAATGAATACACGTTCCACTTCTTTACTTTCCTAAGCGCCGGACTCGTGAACTTCTTCGTTCCATCCGGCGGTGGACAGTGGGCCGTGCAGGCACCTGTCATGTTGGAAGCAGCCCAGACAATGGGCGTCTCCATACCAAAAACCGCCATGGCTGTAGCTTGGGGCGATGCCTGGACCAACTTGATCCAGCCATTCTGGGCCCTTCCTGCGCTAGCCATCGCCGGCCTAAAAGCTAGAGACATCATGGGATACTGTGTGCTGACCCTCATCGTCACAGGCACCATCATCTCGCTAGGCTTTCTTATATTTTAA